One part of the Arabidopsis thaliana chromosome 1 sequence genome encodes these proteins:
- a CDS encoding P-loop containing nucleoside triphosphate hydrolases superfamily protein (P-loop containing nucleoside triphosphate hydrolases superfamily protein; FUNCTIONS IN: ATPase activity, ATP binding; LOCATED IN: chloroplast thylakoid membrane, chloroplast; EXPRESSED IN: 21 plant structures; EXPRESSED DURING: 13 growth stages; CONTAINS InterPro DOMAIN/s: ATPase, AAA-type, core (InterPro:IPR003959); BEST Arabidopsis thaliana protein match is: rubisco activase (TAIR:AT2G39730.1); Has 469 Blast hits to 469 proteins in 170 species: Archae - 27; Bacteria - 71; Metazoa - 17; Fungi - 60; Plants - 256; Viruses - 0; Other Eukaryotes - 38 (source: NCBI BLink).): MALANISLRFKFPPLQSSSSSSSSFNATLINTRKLSSIVCSKPSSNDGGKVANDDGGAKPRKKLSEQSSWEVKDSEGKDYLYRLGAESDNVNIAVGARSGMIDDVFIGDFLGKDSDIVFDYRQKATRSFEHLQGDYYIAPSFLDKVAVHIVKNYLAPSLNIKIPLILGIWGGKGQGKTFQTELIFKTMGVEPVIMSAGELESDRAGEPGRLIRDRYRTASQVIQNQGKMSVLMINDIDAGLGRFGETQMTVNNQIVVGTLMNLADNPTRVSVGQEWREADMVNRVPLIVTGNDFSTLYAPLIREGRMEKFYWQPTREDIVNIVSRMYEKDGISRKDVISIVDKFPNQALDFYGALRSRTYDRSILKWVDEAGGMETLGKVLLRRKKTQEVPQFTAPEQTVEALLESGYSLINEQKLIMETKLSKEYMKNMDD, translated from the exons ATGGCGCTTGCAAACATATCTCTGCGTTTCAAGTTTCCACCTttacaatcttcttcttcttcttcttcctcgttcAATGCTACTTTAATCAATACCAGAAAACTCTCTTCAATCGTTTGCTCGAAACCCTCCTCTAATGACGGCGGCAAAGTGGCTAATGACGATGGTGGCGCAAAGCCGCGGAAGAAGTTGTCGGAGCAATCGTCATGGGAAGTTAAAGATTCAGAAGGGAAGGATTATCTCTATAGGCTTGGCGCGGAATCGGATAATGTTAACATAGCCGTTGGGGCACGAAGCGGCATGATCGATGATGTATTCATTGGAGACTTCCTTGGAAAAGATT CTGATATTGTGTTTGATTACCGTCAGAAGGCGACGAGGTCCTTTGAACATCTTCAAGGAGATTATTACATTGCTCCATCGTTTCTG GATAAAGTTG CGGTCCACATTGTGAAGAACTACCTTGCTCCTtctctaaatataaaaatccCATTGATTTTAG GTATATGGGGAGGTAAAGGACAAGGCAAAACATTTCAGACTGAACttatattcaaaacaatgGGAGTTGAACCAGTTATAATGTCTGCAGGAGAGTTGGAATCTGATAGAGCTG GTGAACCGGGGAGACTCATACGTGACCGCTATCGAACAGCTTCACAAGTCATTCAGAATCAA GGAAAGATGAGTGTTCTCATGATCAATGATATTGATGCTGGCCTTGGTAGATTTG GGGAAACGCAAATGACAGTAAACAACCAGATAGTTGTTGGTACCCTGATGAATCTTGCGGATAATCCTACAAGGGTAAGTGTAGGACAAGAATGGAGAGAAGCTGACATGGTAAACAGAGTTCCTCTAATTGTCACAGGGAACGATTTCTCTACACTGTATGCTCCACTGATCCGTGAAGGAAGAATGGAGAAGTTCTACTG gcaGCCAACTCGTGAAGATATCGTAAACATTGTTAGCAGAATGTACGAGAAAGATGGTATATCGCGGAAAGATGTTATAAGCATTGTAGATAAGTTTCCAAATCAAG CACTTGACTTCTATGGAGCTTTGAGGTCACGCACATATGATAGGTCTATCCTCAAG TGGGTAGATGAAGCTGGAGGAATGGAGACTCTAGGGAAAGTTCTTCTCAGACGTAAAAAGACCCAAGAGGTTCCTCAATTCACTGCCCCTGAG CAAACGGTGGAAGCATTGCTGGAATCAGGGTACTCACTCATAAATGAACAGAAACTTATTATGGAAACAAAGCTTTCCAAGGAGTACATGAAGAACATGGACGATTGA
- a CDS encoding F-box/RNI superfamily protein (unknown protein; FUNCTIONS IN: molecular_function unknown; INVOLVED IN: response to oxidative stress; EXPRESSED IN: root, cultured cell; Has 36 Blast hits to 36 proteins in 8 species: Archae - 0; Bacteria - 0; Metazoa - 0; Fungi - 0; Plants - 36; Viruses - 0; Other Eukaryotes - 0 (source: NCBI BLink).), with the protein MATSTFSSRGAQTMNTMFVKPMLRKSIHKKSASHDIVRDTVKTEGSSSGEEVKTMRGFYGAGETSSPASSWVPHEGTGIYYPKGQEKVMQDVPPPPAGSHADELVNWFS; encoded by the exons ATGGCGACTTCTACCTTCTCTTCTCGTGGGGCACAAACCATGAACACCATGTTCGTCAA gCCGATGCTTAGGAAATCAATTCACAAGAAGAGTGCCTCGCATGATATAGTGAGGGATACGGTGAAGACTGAGGGCTCTAGCTCCGGAGAGGAGGTGAAGACGATGAGAGGCTTCTACGGCGCCGGAGAAACGTCGTCGCCGGCGAGTAGTTGGGTGCCACATGAAGGTACGGGAATATACTATCCAAAGGGACAAGAGAAAGTGATGCAAGATGTGCCTCCTCCTCCAGCTGGCAGCCACGCGGACGAGCTCGTTAATTGGTTCTCTTGA